One Faecalispora anaeroviscerum genomic window carries:
- a CDS encoding co-chaperone GroES, whose amino-acid sequence MTIKPLSDRVLIKLEEAEETTKSGILLAGSAKEKPQIASVIAVGPGGLVDGKEVTMYVKVGDKVISSKYAGTEVKIDGEEYTIVRQSDILAVVE is encoded by the coding sequence ATGACGATCAAACCACTTTCCGACAGAGTTCTGATTAAATTGGAAGAGGCGGAGGAAACCACAAAAAGCGGTATCCTGCTGGCTGGTTCTGCAAAAGAGAAGCCCCAGATCGCGTCCGTTATCGCGGTCGGCCCCGGCGGGTTGGTAGACGGCAAAGAGGTCACCATGTACGTAAAGGTGGGCGATAAGGTCATCAGCAGCAAATATGCCGGAACAGAAGTGAAAATCGACGGCGAAGAGTACACCATCGTACGGCAGTCAGATATTCTTGCTGTTGTGGAATGA
- a CDS encoding THUMP domain-containing class I SAM-dependent RNA methyltransferase, translated as MDQFKLVCPCLLGIEGLVAEELREMGAQQVEPQNGRVVFDGSDEILARANLCSRYSERVLVLLGTFRAVTFEQLFQGVKALPWEAWIGKKDRFPVKGRSLSSQLSSVPDCQSIIKKAIVERLKLKHRVPWFEESGDMYQVQFLILKDSVSVMLDTSGVGLHKRGYRPNAAEAPIKETLAASMAKLARLWPDSHVYDPFCGSGTILIESALLAMNIAPGLQRSFAAQSWKGIDESVWIREKARAQDLVKRDSTFLATGYDIDGAAVALTLENAKKAGVIAHIRAEKRDIRDFAEEGERGCVICNPPYGERLLDLSQAEELYTAMGQHFVPKRGWSYHIISPDETFESCFGRPADKRRKLYNGMIKCQLYSYYKA; from the coding sequence ATGGATCAATTTAAACTGGTATGCCCCTGCCTGCTGGGCATAGAGGGCCTGGTGGCGGAAGAGCTGCGGGAAATGGGCGCGCAGCAGGTGGAGCCCCAAAACGGGCGCGTGGTGTTCGACGGCAGCGACGAGATACTGGCGCGCGCGAATCTCTGCTCCCGTTACAGCGAGCGGGTGCTTGTGCTGCTCGGCACGTTTCGCGCCGTTACCTTTGAGCAGCTGTTTCAGGGGGTAAAGGCTTTGCCGTGGGAAGCGTGGATCGGCAAAAAAGACCGTTTTCCGGTTAAAGGCCGTTCCCTCAGCTCTCAGCTTTCCAGCGTTCCGGACTGCCAGTCCATCATCAAAAAGGCCATTGTGGAACGCCTGAAGCTGAAGCACCGCGTGCCGTGGTTCGAAGAATCCGGCGACATGTATCAGGTGCAGTTTCTGATTTTAAAGGATTCCGTCAGCGTGATGCTCGATACCAGCGGGGTAGGGCTTCATAAGCGCGGTTACCGTCCCAATGCGGCGGAAGCGCCGATCAAGGAAACACTGGCTGCATCGATGGCGAAGCTGGCCCGCCTTTGGCCGGATTCTCACGTGTACGACCCGTTCTGCGGTTCCGGCACGATTCTCATTGAATCTGCTTTGCTTGCAATGAATATTGCACCCGGCCTGCAGCGCAGCTTTGCGGCGCAAAGCTGGAAGGGGATTGATGAAAGTGTGTGGATTCGGGAAAAAGCGCGTGCGCAGGATTTGGTAAAACGCGACAGCACCTTCCTTGCTACTGGCTACGACATCGACGGCGCGGCGGTTGCCCTCACGTTGGAAAATGCGAAAAAGGCGGGAGTGATTGCTCATATTCGTGCGGAAAAGCGCGATATCCGCGATTTTGCGGAGGAGGGCGAGCGCGGCTGCGTAATCTGCAACCCACCTTACGGTGAGCGCCTGCTCGACCTGAGCCAGGCGGAGGAGCTGTATACGGCAATGGGGCAGCACTTTGTCCCCAAACGCGGCTGGAGTTACCACATCATCAGCCCAGACGAAACATTTGAAAGCTGCTTTGGCCGCCCGGCGGACAAACGCCGCAAGCTGTATAACGGAATGATTAAATGCCAGCTGTACAGCTATTATAAAGCCTGA
- the hpf gene encoding ribosome hibernation-promoting factor, HPF/YfiA family, translating to MNITITGRKVTLKDHFKSLATKKLSRFDKIFDADADAHVVVTLERNRQTVEITIRSKGMIYRAEATDFEMNDALDQVVSALGRQIRKNKSRLDKQIHSAALDQLVLEMPEDAESGVTAEEDEYRVVRTKHFPVKPLTLEEAILQMNLLGHQFYMFRDSATGEINVVYQRKNGDYGLLEPDAE from the coding sequence ATGAATATCACGATTACTGGACGTAAGGTCACTTTGAAAGATCATTTTAAGAGCCTGGCGACAAAAAAGCTTTCCCGTTTTGATAAGATTTTTGATGCGGACGCGGATGCTCATGTGGTGGTCACGCTGGAACGCAACCGTCAGACGGTTGAAATCACAATTCGGAGCAAGGGCATGATTTATCGTGCGGAGGCAACCGATTTTGAAATGAACGACGCACTGGATCAGGTTGTCAGTGCTCTGGGTCGGCAGATCCGCAAGAATAAGAGCCGCTTGGACAAGCAGATTCATTCTGCGGCGCTGGATCAGCTTGTGCTGGAAATGCCAGAGGACGCTGAGTCTGGTGTTACTGCCGAAGAAGATGAATATCGAGTCGTACGTACCAAGCATTTCCCGGTAAAGCCCCTTACTTTAGAAGAAGCAATTTTGCAGATGAATCTGCTGGGTCATCAGTTTTACATGTTCCGCGATAGTGCTACGGGTGAAATTAACGTAGTGTATCAGCGCAAAAACGGCGATTATGGTTTATTGGAGCCGGATGCGGAATAA
- a CDS encoding fumarate hydratase yields the protein MREVSVSRISDELCRMLIEANRELSGDLEDCIRCSVQKESNPLGKSILEDLCENLDAARRLNLPICQDTGMAVVFAEIGQEVHLVGGSFEEAVNAGVHRGYVEGLLRCSVVGDPLRRVNTEDNTPAVLHTRIVPGDRVTLTACPKGFGSENMSRLKMMTPAAGSQQIIDFVTETVRLAGGNPCPPVVLGVGIGGDFELCAQLAKQALCRPLDEPNPDPFYHQLEQDMLRAVNELKVGPQGFGGDVTALAVNIETYATHIAGLPVAVNVGCHVTRHKKIII from the coding sequence ATGAGAGAGGTTTCCGTTTCCCGTATCAGCGATGAGCTGTGCCGTATGTTGATTGAGGCGAACCGCGAGCTTTCCGGCGATTTGGAGGACTGCATCCGCTGCTCGGTGCAGAAGGAGAGCAATCCTCTGGGTAAATCGATTTTAGAGGATCTGTGCGAAAATCTGGATGCCGCACGCCGGCTGAATCTGCCGATCTGCCAGGATACCGGCATGGCGGTTGTGTTTGCGGAGATCGGGCAGGAGGTTCATCTGGTCGGTGGCTCGTTTGAGGAGGCCGTCAACGCGGGTGTTCACCGTGGTTACGTGGAGGGCCTGCTCCGCTGCTCCGTGGTAGGGGACCCGCTGCGCCGCGTCAATACGGAAGATAACACTCCCGCCGTGCTGCACACACGGATTGTGCCCGGTGACCGTGTGACGCTCACCGCCTGCCCGAAGGGCTTTGGCAGTGAAAATATGAGCCGCCTGAAAATGATGACTCCGGCGGCAGGGTCGCAGCAGATCATTGATTTTGTCACGGAAACCGTCCGCTTGGCGGGCGGAAATCCCTGTCCTCCGGTTGTACTGGGAGTGGGGATCGGCGGCGATTTTGAGTTGTGCGCACAGCTTGCGAAACAGGCGTTGTGCCGCCCGCTGGATGAGCCGAACCCGGATCCTTTTTACCACCAGCTGGAGCAGGACATGCTCCGCGCGGTCAACGAGCTGAAGGTCGGCCCACAGGGCTTTGGGGGCGATGTGACGGCGCTGGCTGTCAACATCGAAACCTACGCCACGCACATTGCCGGCCTGCCCGTTGCGGTCAACGTTGGTTGCCACGTAACGCGTCATAAAAAAATAATCATTTAA
- a CDS encoding amidohydrolase: MLIQNATIYTMAGDPISNGYLLVRDGKIAGVGPMPAPNTAEEEIIDAGGAAVYPGFVDAHTHLGMWEDGLTFEGDDGNEDTDPITPQMRGIDAVNPLDRCFEEACAAGVTTVITGPGSSNPIGGQLAAVKTAGRRIDNMVIQAPVAMKMALGENPKSTYHGKSQAPSTRMATAALIREELYKARRYLEDLELSCKDEDIDPPEYDIKCEALIPVLQGELPVHFHAHRADDIFTAMRLGREFHLDYVIVHATDGHLIADDLVGEDVPVLCGPILCDRAKPEMKNLTPACPGLLQKHGIRMALVTDHPVIPIQYLPLCAALAVREGLGREEALRAITINPARICRIDDRVGSLEPGKDADFSLFRDDPLQISTKPEMVFVAGRRVL; this comes from the coding sequence ATGCTGATACAAAATGCAACGATTTATACGATGGCGGGCGATCCCATCTCGAACGGCTACCTGTTGGTACGAGACGGCAAAATCGCCGGGGTTGGCCCTATGCCCGCGCCTAATACCGCGGAAGAAGAGATTATTGACGCTGGCGGCGCCGCTGTGTATCCCGGTTTTGTCGACGCCCATACGCACCTTGGCATGTGGGAGGATGGCCTGACCTTCGAGGGTGACGACGGCAACGAGGACACCGATCCCATTACGCCGCAGATGCGCGGAATCGACGCCGTGAACCCTCTGGATCGCTGCTTTGAGGAGGCTTGTGCTGCGGGTGTGACGACGGTGATTACCGGACCCGGAAGCTCGAATCCCATCGGTGGGCAGCTCGCCGCCGTCAAAACGGCGGGGCGGCGGATCGACAACATGGTCATCCAGGCGCCCGTGGCGATGAAAATGGCGTTGGGAGAAAACCCGAAGTCCACGTATCACGGTAAAAGCCAAGCACCTTCTACCCGCATGGCCACGGCGGCCCTCATTCGCGAGGAGCTGTACAAAGCCCGGCGCTATCTAGAGGATTTGGAGCTTTCGTGCAAGGATGAGGACATTGATCCACCGGAGTATGATATAAAATGCGAAGCACTCATTCCCGTATTGCAGGGCGAGCTGCCGGTACATTTTCACGCTCACCGGGCCGACGATATTTTTACCGCGATGCGCCTGGGGCGTGAATTTCACCTGGATTATGTGATTGTTCACGCTACGGACGGCCACCTGATCGCCGACGATCTGGTCGGGGAGGATGTGCCGGTGCTTTGCGGCCCCATTCTATGTGACCGTGCAAAGCCCGAAATGAAGAATTTGACTCCGGCCTGCCCCGGCCTCCTCCAAAAGCACGGCATACGCATGGCGCTTGTCACGGATCACCCCGTTATCCCGATTCAGTATCTGCCGCTGTGTGCTGCGCTTGCGGTGCGCGAGGGGCTTGGGCGGGAAGAGGCGCTGCGTGCGATTACGATCAACCCGGCGCGCATTTGCCGCATCGACGATCGCGTCGGCTCTTTGGAGCCGGGCAAGGATGCTGATTTTTCCCTCTTCCGTGACGATCCGCTGCAAATTAGCACAAAGCCGGAAATGGTATTTGTGGCAGGCAGGCGGGTATTGTAA
- a CDS encoding S1 RNA-binding domain-containing protein: MQLEVGTILEGKVTGITKFGAFVELPEGKTGMVHISEVAPTFVKEIRDYVTENQMVKVKVLSISDDGKVSLSMKKAVPPPPRDNGPAARHFAPRSSGPRSFGPRPSGPRPAARPGNYEWQASKKPEATSFEEMMSRFKQTSDEKMTDLKRCIDSKRGGFTKHGGGGPSK, translated from the coding sequence ATGCAACTTGAGGTAGGAACAATTCTTGAGGGAAAGGTTACTGGAATTACAAAGTTCGGTGCATTTGTAGAGCTTCCCGAGGGCAAAACCGGGATGGTTCACATTTCCGAGGTAGCTCCAACCTTTGTGAAAGAAATCCGCGACTATGTAACGGAAAATCAGATGGTCAAGGTGAAAGTGCTGAGCATCAGCGATGATGGCAAAGTGAGTCTTTCCATGAAAAAGGCTGTTCCGCCGCCGCCTCGTGACAACGGTCCTGCCGCGCGTCACTTTGCGCCGCGTTCTTCTGGGCCGCGTTCTTTCGGACCACGTCCTTCCGGACCGCGTCCCGCAGCCAGACCGGGCAACTATGAGTGGCAGGCGAGCAAAAAGCCCGAAGCAACCAGCTTTGAGGAAATGATGTCTCGGTTCAAGCAGACCAGCGACGAAAAAATGACCGACCTCAAAAGGTGCATTGATTCCAAACGCGGCGGCTTTACCAAGCATGGCGGCGGTGGCCCATCCAAATAA
- a CDS encoding FtsB family cell division protein: MRILKAKKEKKSFLLRFAILVFAVYAAVALVNQQMQISEKKRQLADLKQQIKIQEIKNEDLKHSLSSGSGVSDEYIERVVREGLDYAKPGERVFVNIAGN, translated from the coding sequence ATGAGGATACTGAAAGCCAAGAAAGAAAAAAAGAGCTTTTTGCTGCGGTTTGCTATTCTGGTGTTTGCGGTTTACGCGGCGGTCGCTCTCGTGAATCAGCAGATGCAGATCAGCGAAAAAAAGCGGCAGCTGGCCGATTTGAAACAGCAGATCAAAATTCAGGAGATTAAAAATGAGGACTTAAAGCACAGTTTGTCTTCCGGCAGTGGTGTCAGTGACGAGTACATAGAGCGCGTTGTGCGGGAAGGGCTCGATTATGCTAAGCCCGGCGAACGTGTTTTTGTAAATATTGCGGGGAATTAA
- the yabQ gene encoding spore cortex biosynthesis protein YabQ, whose protein sequence is MGLTLEEQGQGFLIALAVGFALGAFYDVFRIFRVFARSEKRQVIWQDIFVCFVAAVISFLLALAVNWGEVRFYLLAGEAIGMCVYFLTLGEITLRLSHLLLRILTAIKNFLFRWIFHPVGCLLRWIFHGVCSAGVKIAKVTIKPLKFRKKRKKSLETSPPNSV, encoded by the coding sequence TTGGGTCTTACTCTGGAGGAGCAGGGCCAGGGTTTTCTCATCGCCCTGGCGGTTGGGTTCGCGCTCGGCGCGTTTTACGATGTGTTTCGCATTTTTCGGGTGTTTGCCCGCAGTGAAAAACGCCAGGTGATCTGGCAGGATATTTTTGTATGCTTTGTCGCGGCTGTTATCAGCTTTCTTCTGGCCCTTGCGGTCAACTGGGGAGAGGTTCGCTTTTATCTGCTGGCGGGTGAGGCCATCGGTATGTGCGTTTATTTTCTTACCCTTGGTGAGATTACGCTCCGTTTATCACACCTTCTGCTGCGAATTTTAACGGCGATTAAAAATTTTTTATTCCGCTGGATTTTCCATCCTGTGGGGTGTTTGCTTCGCTGGATCTTCCACGGGGTATGCTCTGCTGGTGTAAAAATTGCGAAAGTCACAATAAAACCCTTAAAATTTCGGAAGAAAAGAAAAAAATCGCTTGAAACCTCCCCGCCCAATAGTGTATAA
- the yabP gene encoding sporulation protein YabP, producing the protein MAEEKKAAAKTVRAPHSLIVDNRKTLTATGVSNVDSFDDQTVVAYTDLGEIVIRGRNLQIGKLNTETGELTIMGEICSLSYTDQKQSSGGGLFSKMFR; encoded by the coding sequence ATGGCGGAAGAAAAGAAAGCAGCAGCCAAAACGGTTCGCGCGCCGCACAGCCTGATTGTGGATAACAGAAAGACGCTGACTGCTACCGGAGTTTCCAATGTGGACAGCTTTGACGACCAGACGGTGGTGGCGTATACCGATCTTGGCGAAATCGTGATTCGTGGCCGGAATCTGCAAATCGGAAAGCTCAATACCGAAACCGGTGAACTGACCATTATGGGAGAAATCTGTTCTCTGAGCTATACCGATCAAAAGCAGAGCAGCGGCGGCGGTTTGTTTTCCAAAATGTTCCGATAG
- a CDS encoding RNA-binding S4 domain-containing protein yields MRLDKFLKVSRLIKRRTIANEACDAGRVTVNGKVARASYEVKEGDVLELQLGARSLKVRVVRVSEYAQKGDAAEMYEALS; encoded by the coding sequence ATGAGATTGGATAAGTTCTTGAAGGTATCCCGCTTAATCAAGCGGCGCACCATTGCGAACGAAGCGTGTGACGCCGGTCGGGTGACAGTAAACGGCAAGGTGGCCCGCGCCTCTTACGAGGTGAAGGAGGGCGATGTACTGGAGCTGCAGCTTGGCGCGCGCAGCCTGAAGGTGAGAGTGGTGCGGGTGAGTGAATACGCACAAAAGGGAGACGCAGCCGAAATGTATGAGGCGCTTTCCTGA
- a CDS encoding HU family DNA-binding protein: MNKTELISAVAEKAAISKKDADSAVNAVIDVIIETVAKEEKVQLVGFGTFEVRSRNERQGRDPRTNSPITIPASKIPAFKAGKAFKDATDK; the protein is encoded by the coding sequence ATGAACAAAACAGAATTGATTTCTGCGGTGGCAGAGAAAGCCGCTATTTCCAAGAAGGATGCCGACAGCGCAGTAAACGCCGTGATCGATGTTATCATTGAGACCGTTGCAAAGGAAGAAAAGGTTCAGCTGGTTGGCTTCGGTACGTTTGAAGTTCGTTCCCGCAACGAAAGACAGGGCCGTGACCCCAGAACCAATTCTCCCATCACGATCCCCGCATCCAAAATTCCGGCGTTCAAGGCTGGTAAAGCATTTAAGGATGCTACGGACAAATAA
- the mazG gene encoding nucleoside triphosphate pyrophosphohydrolase produces the protein MDFLRKETYKIEDLLQIVRILRSPGGCPWDREQTHHSIRACLIEETYEAVEAIDTEDTELLQEELGDVLLQVVFHADLEAEAGRFNFDQVADGICKKLIIRHPHVFGDVHVQDSAEVLKNWDAIKKRTKHQSTQAQVLESVSPALPALMRSAKVQQKAAKSGYDFADVWQTLKKVEEETAELKEAIRKGNAQDCQQEVGDLLFSVVNAARHLKTEPEQALTISCNKFIARFTAAEELARERGQRLDTLSPEELDRLWDEVKQRTIPQLENQTEK, from the coding sequence TTGGATTTTCTAAGAAAAGAAACGTATAAGATTGAGGACCTGCTGCAAATTGTCAGAATTCTCCGTTCGCCCGGGGGATGCCCCTGGGACCGGGAGCAGACACATCACAGCATCCGGGCCTGCCTGATTGAAGAAACGTACGAGGCGGTCGAGGCCATCGACACCGAAGATACGGAGCTTCTGCAGGAAGAACTGGGCGATGTGCTGCTTCAGGTTGTGTTCCATGCAGATTTGGAAGCTGAGGCAGGCAGGTTTAATTTTGATCAGGTTGCCGACGGCATCTGTAAAAAGCTGATTATTCGGCATCCCCACGTGTTCGGGGATGTCCATGTCCAGGATTCCGCGGAGGTTCTCAAAAACTGGGATGCCATCAAAAAGCGCACCAAGCACCAGTCTACTCAGGCTCAGGTGCTGGAAAGCGTCTCACCTGCACTACCCGCGCTGATGCGCAGTGCCAAGGTGCAGCAGAAAGCGGCAAAATCGGGGTATGACTTTGCTGATGTCTGGCAGACGCTGAAAAAGGTGGAGGAAGAAACCGCGGAACTGAAGGAGGCGATCCGGAAGGGTAATGCGCAGGACTGCCAGCAGGAGGTCGGAGACCTTCTGTTTTCGGTAGTGAATGCGGCCCGGCACCTGAAAACGGAACCGGAGCAGGCGCTGACGATTTCCTGCAACAAATTCATCGCGCGTTTTACCGCGGCGGAGGAGTTGGCCCGGGAGAGAGGACAGCGGCTGGACACTTTGTCGCCTGAAGAGTTGGACAGGCTTTGGGATGAAGTAAAACAGCGTACCATTCCCCAGCTGGAAAACCAGACTGAAAAATAA
- a CDS encoding putative polysaccharide biosynthesis protein has protein sequence MGKASRRKSQSFLHGALILTASILIVKLIGALFKVPLTWVITEDGLGYFNTAYNFYGPIYSLATAGFPIAISRLVSESCTRGAYRDIRRIHRASAPIFIGTGTVGFVLMALGAAAYAKIIGNENALPALYTLAPAILFSCLTAIYRGYYEGLRNMYPTAISEIIEALCKLTVGLSAACLILQHGMKEYEAFGTVFGAAAASRDYARSAVLPYAAAGAILGVTVGSLMSFLFLFCRHRLIGDGITEENLKNSPPPRSMRKTVSRLVRTAIPIGIGAMAVNVAAMVDTTFLQTRIHKVMEQDPQVLLSMYQGMIPQINIETDTVPNFLFGCFSMALTLFMLVPAITQAFGISALPNVTAAFTRGERVYLKKSMEAVLRVTALFSIPAGMGLAVMAGPVARLVFGARPSLPITSHVLVIMGVGAIFASFSTPVNSMLQAVGRVDLPVKLLAVGLTIKVTLNYFLVGIPQINVLGAGAGTLACYLFLTVAALFCLCRETGILPDFLSIFGKPLIASILCCTAAWSVYGLLSHVLSENLATVGAVGAAVLVYSLSLLCLRAICRDDILMLPNGQKIAKILEKHGWIR, from the coding sequence ATGGGGAAAGCTTCCCGCAGGAAGAGTCAGAGCTTTTTACACGGTGCTTTGATTCTGACAGCAAGCATTTTAATCGTAAAATTGATCGGTGCCCTGTTCAAGGTGCCGCTGACCTGGGTCATCACGGAGGATGGCTTGGGTTATTTCAATACGGCCTATAATTTTTACGGGCCAATTTACAGCCTGGCCACAGCTGGGTTCCCGATTGCGATTTCGCGCCTGGTTTCCGAAAGCTGCACACGCGGCGCCTACCGGGATATTCGGCGCATTCACCGCGCGTCTGCACCCATCTTTATCGGCACCGGAACGGTCGGCTTTGTGCTGATGGCCCTTGGCGCGGCAGCCTATGCAAAAATCATCGGCAACGAAAACGCGCTGCCCGCACTGTACACGCTGGCTCCGGCGATCCTTTTCAGCTGTTTAACCGCTATTTATCGGGGATACTATGAAGGTCTGCGGAATATGTACCCCACGGCGATTTCCGAGATTATCGAGGCATTGTGCAAGCTCACGGTTGGCCTCTCCGCTGCCTGCCTGATCCTGCAACATGGAATGAAGGAGTACGAGGCGTTTGGCACCGTATTCGGTGCAGCCGCCGCATCGCGCGATTATGCGAGAAGCGCGGTGCTGCCTTACGCTGCCGCCGGCGCGATTCTCGGCGTAACAGTTGGCTCGCTGATGAGCTTTCTATTCCTGTTCTGCCGTCACCGGTTGATCGGCGACGGCATTACGGAAGAAAATCTGAAAAATTCCCCGCCGCCGCGCAGTATGCGCAAAACGGTGTCCCGTCTGGTGAGAACGGCGATTCCCATCGGTATTGGGGCGATGGCGGTCAATGTGGCCGCCATGGTAGATACCACGTTTTTGCAGACCCGAATTCACAAGGTGATGGAACAGGACCCGCAGGTATTGCTTTCCATGTATCAGGGAATGATACCACAGATTAACATTGAAACAGATACCGTCCCCAATTTTTTGTTCGGATGCTTTTCCATGGCGCTGACGCTGTTTATGCTGGTGCCGGCGATTACCCAGGCGTTCGGCATCAGCGCTCTGCCCAACGTGACCGCCGCGTTTACACGCGGGGAGAGAGTGTACCTGAAAAAGAGCATGGAAGCAGTTCTGCGAGTCACAGCGCTGTTCAGCATCCCTGCGGGCATGGGCCTTGCAGTGATGGCAGGGCCGGTGGCGCGCCTGGTGTTTGGCGCACGCCCCTCTCTGCCTATCACCTCTCATGTTCTGGTCATTATGGGGGTCGGCGCGATTTTCGCGTCGTTCAGCACGCCGGTCAACAGTATGCTGCAGGCAGTCGGCCGGGTCGATCTGCCCGTAAAGCTCCTGGCGGTGGGGCTGACGATCAAGGTGACGCTCAATTATTTTCTGGTGGGAATCCCGCAGATCAACGTACTGGGCGCGGGCGCGGGCACGCTGGCTTGCTACCTTTTTCTCACTGTGGCCGCCCTTTTTTGCCTGTGCCGTGAAACCGGAATCCTGCCGGATTTTCTCTCGATTTTCGGCAAGCCGCTCATTGCTTCCATTCTGTGCTGCACTGCCGCCTGGTCTGTTTACGGGCTGCTTTCCCATGTGCTTTCAGAGAATCTTGCCACGGTGGGCGCAGTAGGTGCGGCTGTGCTGGTTTATTCGCTTTCTCTGCTCTGTTTGCGGGCAATTTGCCGCGATGACATTTTGATGCTCCCCAACGGCCAAAAAATTGCAAAAATACTTGAAAAACATGGATGGATAAGGTAA